The Nostoc sp. 'Lobaria pulmonaria (5183) cyanobiont' genome window below encodes:
- a CDS encoding aldose epimerase family protein, which translates to MFSIAVQQQQYKTYILSDEAASSQLEVVPERGGIITRWRIQGQEIFYLDTERFTHPDLSVRGGNPILFPICGNLPDNIYTHNGQKYTLKQHGFARELPWKATEQKTGDKASLTVVLDSNEQTKAVYPFDFQLAFTYELQGNTLEVRQQYKNLSSTPMPFSAGFHPYFLCGDKTQLEVEIPAKQYQDNQTKEIHSFDGNFDFSRDEIDFAFGQLTSQSATAIDRSRKLKLTLDYDDFSTWLVFWTVKGKEFYCLEPWSATRNSLNTGDNLTVLAPGASHTASVRLTANFF; encoded by the coding sequence GTGTTTAGCATTGCAGTTCAACAGCAACAGTACAAGACGTACATTCTTTCTGACGAAGCCGCTAGTTCTCAATTGGAAGTCGTACCAGAACGCGGTGGTATCATCACTCGTTGGCGCATTCAAGGGCAAGAAATTTTCTACCTAGACACTGAACGTTTTACTCATCCTGATTTGAGTGTAAGAGGTGGAAATCCAATTTTGTTTCCTATTTGTGGCAATCTACCAGATAATATTTACACTCACAACGGGCAAAAATATACTCTCAAACAACACGGTTTTGCCCGTGAATTACCGTGGAAAGCAACAGAACAAAAAACTGGAGATAAAGCTAGTCTCACTGTTGTTCTTGATAGCAATGAGCAAACTAAGGCAGTTTATCCTTTTGATTTTCAGCTGGCTTTCACCTACGAACTTCAAGGTAATACCCTAGAAGTGCGTCAGCAGTATAAAAACTTGTCATCCACACCAATGCCCTTTTCGGCTGGTTTCCATCCCTACTTTTTGTGTGGTGATAAAACTCAGTTAGAGGTTGAAATTCCTGCTAAACAGTATCAAGACAATCAAACTAAAGAAATTCACTCTTTTGACGGCAATTTTGACTTTAGCCGTGATGAAATTGATTTTGCCTTTGGACAGTTAACAAGTCAATCCGCCACTGCAATAGATCGCAGCCGTAAGTTAAAACTCACCTTGGATTATGATGATTTCTCTACTTGGCTGGTATTTTGGACAGTCAAGGGTAAAGAATTCTACTGTTTAGAACCGTGGAGTGCCACCCGGAACTCTCTCAATACTGGTGATAACCTGACTGTGTTAGCACCAGGAGCTAGCCACACAGCATCTGTAAGGTTGACGGCTAATTTTTTCTAA
- the pdhA gene encoding pyruvate dehydrogenase (acetyl-transferring) E1 component subunit alpha, producing MVQERTLPTFNPATTQITKEEGLRLYEDMVLGRLFEDKCAEMYYRGKMFGFVHLYNGQEAVCSGVVQSMRPGEDFVCSTYRDHVHALSAGVPAKEVMAELFGKATGCSKGRGGSMHMFSAEHRLLGGYAFVAEGIPVAAGAAFQSKYRREVLKDESADQVTACFFGDGAANNGQFFETLNMAALWKLPILFVVENNKWAIGMSHERATSQPEIYKKASVFNMVGVEVDGMDVLAVRAVAQEAVARARAGEGPTLIEALTYRFRGHSLADPDEMRSKAEKEFWFSRDPIKKLAAYLLEQNLADEGEIKAIDRKIQDVIDEAVKFAESSPEPDPSELYRFVFAEDE from the coding sequence ATGGTTCAAGAGCGTACTTTACCCACTTTTAATCCTGCTACTACGCAAATTACTAAGGAAGAAGGATTACGGTTATATGAGGACATGGTTTTAGGGCGCTTGTTTGAAGACAAGTGCGCTGAAATGTACTACAGGGGCAAGATGTTTGGTTTTGTCCATTTGTACAACGGTCAAGAAGCCGTTTGCAGTGGTGTTGTACAGTCAATGCGACCGGGTGAAGATTTCGTTTGTAGTACCTACCGCGACCACGTTCATGCTCTGAGTGCAGGTGTACCAGCAAAAGAGGTAATGGCAGAATTATTTGGTAAAGCCACAGGTTGCAGCAAAGGGCGTGGTGGTTCCATGCACATGTTTTCTGCCGAACATCGCTTGCTCGGTGGCTATGCTTTTGTGGCTGAGGGAATTCCTGTAGCAGCTGGAGCGGCTTTTCAAAGCAAATACCGCCGCGAAGTGCTAAAAGATGAAAGTGCTGACCAAGTGACAGCTTGCTTTTTTGGCGATGGTGCAGCTAACAACGGTCAGTTTTTCGAGACGTTAAATATGGCAGCCCTATGGAAACTGCCAATTCTGTTTGTAGTCGAAAATAATAAGTGGGCAATTGGGATGTCTCACGAGCGAGCCACTTCCCAGCCAGAGATTTATAAAAAAGCCAGTGTATTTAACATGGTGGGCGTGGAAGTAGATGGCATGGATGTATTAGCAGTCCGAGCCGTAGCACAGGAAGCTGTAGCCCGTGCTCGTGCAGGTGAAGGCCCAACATTAATTGAGGCACTTACCTACCGCTTCCGGGGTCACTCCTTGGCAGACCCAGATGAAATGCGAAGCAAAGCGGAGAAGGAATTTTGGTTTTCCCGTGACCCAATTAAGAAGTTGGCAGCTTATTTGCTAGAGCAAAACCTCGCGGATGAGGGAGAAATTAAAGCAATTGACCGTAAAATTCAGGATGTAATCGATGAGGCAGTTAAGTTCGCCGAAAGCAGCCCTGAACCAGACCCCAGCGAGTTATATCGTTTCGTGTTTGCAGAAGACGAATAA
- a CDS encoding IMS domain-containing protein: MRIPLDYYRILGLPLAASDEQLRQAYSDRIVQLPRREYSQAAISSRKQLIEEAYVVLSDPKQRSTYDQLYLTHAYDPDNLAAAAVALENRPESTKRGSDTQSLGIEITQDELVGALLILQELGEYELVLKLGRPYLVNKNGATSARKGNNLAHEEIHESAEHPDVVLTVALACLELGREQWQQGHYENAAISLETGQELLVREGLFVSVQAEIQADLYKLRPYRILELLALPQEKTAERSQGLELLQNLLEDRGGIDGTNNDDSGLNIDDFLRFIQQLRNHLTVAEQHKLFEAQSKRPSAVATYLAVYALIARGFAQRQPALIRQARQMLIRLGKRQDVHLEQSLCALLLGQTEEATRVLELSQEYEALAFIREKSQDSPDLLPGLCLYAEQWLQHEVFPHFRDLANQQAFLKDYFANQQVQAYLEALPTDAETNNEWAVINPQNFPQPQTNNSPFPKNSNRTPRQFNHSRTPDLDLPDTPEYSNFSPPMWNSSGSVKSDIPAAERTSRGTKEHLNGSAKSATPAHNQKRRQRKPTPSAIRERLPNNRPHSRRPRRRRTFANTIEGKTRLVWRVFISLVSLLVFWVLATTTFGWLKNLFFPTRSVPNSQLFVQINQPPISIPDPNSKPQGLDGPLTDTAAEEIIRTWLSTKAEALGPNHEINNLEQILTGSALSQWRVIAQQDRSDNRYRKYEHSLKVESVDKIDLFADRAAVVATVKEATQLYENGQFKNSSNDNLRVRYDLIRQQGKWRIQSASVVNQIIR, encoded by the coding sequence GTGCGAATTCCGCTAGATTACTACCGAATTTTAGGACTACCGTTAGCGGCAAGTGATGAACAATTGCGACAGGCATACAGCGATCGCATTGTACAATTGCCACGACGTGAGTATTCTCAGGCAGCAATTTCTTCTCGTAAACAACTCATAGAAGAAGCTTACGTGGTTTTATCAGATCCAAAACAACGCAGTACCTACGATCAGCTTTATCTTACCCACGCCTATGACCCTGATAACCTTGCTGCTGCCGCAGTAGCACTGGAAAATCGTCCAGAAAGCACCAAAAGGGGTAGTGATACCCAGAGTCTGGGTATCGAAATTACTCAAGACGAATTAGTGGGCGCTTTATTAATTTTGCAAGAGTTGGGGGAATACGAACTTGTACTAAAACTAGGTCGTCCGTACCTGGTAAATAAAAATGGTGCTACAAGTGCAAGAAAGGGCAATAATTTAGCACATGAAGAAATACATGAAAGTGCTGAACATCCAGATGTTGTTCTCACTGTCGCCCTTGCTTGTCTAGAATTAGGTCGCGAACAGTGGCAACAAGGTCACTATGAAAATGCCGCTATATCTCTAGAAACTGGTCAAGAACTACTAGTACGCGAAGGGTTGTTCGTCAGTGTCCAGGCAGAAATTCAGGCGGATCTTTATAAATTGCGACCATATCGAATTTTGGAGTTGCTGGCACTACCTCAAGAAAAGACTGCCGAACGAAGCCAAGGTTTGGAATTATTGCAAAACCTCTTAGAAGATCGTGGCGGGATTGATGGCACGAACAATGATGACTCTGGTCTAAATATAGATGACTTTCTGCGATTTATCCAGCAGTTACGCAACCACTTAACAGTCGCCGAGCAGCACAAGTTATTTGAAGCCCAAAGCAAACGCCCTTCTGCTGTTGCCACTTACTTAGCTGTTTATGCCTTGATAGCGCGGGGATTTGCTCAACGGCAACCTGCTTTAATTCGTCAAGCAAGGCAAATGCTCATACGTCTGGGCAAGCGCCAAGATGTACATTTAGAACAGTCTCTATGTGCGTTACTTTTGGGACAAACTGAAGAAGCAACTCGGGTTTTAGAACTTAGTCAGGAGTACGAAGCTTTAGCTTTTATTAGAGAAAAATCTCAAGACTCTCCAGATTTGTTACCAGGGCTATGTCTATATGCAGAACAGTGGTTGCAACATGAAGTATTTCCCCATTTTCGAGATTTAGCAAACCAGCAAGCTTTTCTAAAAGATTACTTTGCTAACCAACAGGTACAAGCTTATTTAGAAGCACTGCCAACGGATGCAGAAACAAATAATGAGTGGGCTGTAATTAACCCCCAAAATTTTCCCCAGCCGCAGACAAATAATTCGCCTTTCCCTAAGAATTCAAATAGGACTCCAAGGCAATTTAACCACAGCAGAACACCTGACCTAGATTTGCCAGACACACCAGAATATTCAAACTTCTCACCACCTATGTGGAATTCATCTGGAAGTGTAAAATCAGACATTCCTGCTGCTGAACGGACGAGCAGAGGCACAAAGGAGCATTTGAACGGTTCAGCTAAAAGTGCTACACCTGCTCATAACCAAAAGCGTCGGCAAAGAAAACCTACTCCATCTGCTATCCGGGAGCGTCTACCGAATAATCGTCCCCATTCTCGTCGTCCTCGGCGGCGGCGAACTTTTGCTAACACCATCGAAGGGAAAACACGGCTGGTATGGAGAGTGTTTATTTCTCTGGTGAGTCTATTAGTTTTCTGGGTGTTAGCCACAACAACTTTTGGATGGTTAAAAAATCTGTTTTTTCCTACACGATCTGTACCTAATTCACAGTTGTTTGTACAAATAAATCAACCACCAATATCTATTCCCGATCCAAATAGTAAACCACAAGGATTAGATGGTCCTCTAACAGATACAGCGGCAGAGGAAATCATTCGCACTTGGCTATCTACTAAAGCCGAAGCTTTAGGGCCGAATCATGAGATCAATAATTTAGAGCAGATTTTAACTGGTTCAGCTTTGTCTCAATGGCGGGTGATTGCTCAACAGGATAGGTCTGACAACCGCTACCGAAAGTACGAGCATAGTCTGAAGGTGGAATCTGTAGATAAAATTGATTTATTTGCAGATCGTGCCGCAGTCGTAGCTACGGTGAAGGAAGCGACGCAGTTATATGAAAATGGTCAGTTTAAAAACTCTTCTAACGATAATTTGCGAGTTCGGTATGATTTGATTAGACAACAAGGTAAATGGCGTATTCAGAGTGCATCTGTTGTGAATCAGATAATTAGATAA
- the dhaL gene encoding dihydroxyacetone kinase subunit DhaL, with protein MVTQAQILQWLQAYATEIEQNKAYLTELDAAIGDADHGINMDRGFKKVSAQLPTLTDKDISSILKVVSMTLISSIGGASGPLYGTWFLRASTAVVGKQELTEQDVLGILQAGLDGVLQRGKAQLGDKTMVDVLSPAVAAFGQAIGESKRTVEAMQQTVAAAQKGLQETIPMQAKKGRASYLGERSIGHQDPGGTSAYLMLKILLGVLESSR; from the coding sequence ATGGTGACTCAAGCGCAGATATTACAATGGTTGCAGGCTTATGCAACCGAGATAGAGCAGAATAAAGCATATTTGACAGAATTAGATGCTGCGATCGGAGATGCTGACCACGGGATCAATATGGATCGCGGCTTCAAAAAAGTAAGTGCTCAGTTACCAACTCTTACAGATAAGGACATCAGCAGCATTCTTAAAGTTGTGAGTATGACCCTAATTTCTTCTATTGGCGGTGCTAGTGGTCCTCTTTATGGCACCTGGTTTTTGCGAGCAAGTACAGCAGTTGTTGGTAAGCAAGAATTAACAGAACAAGATGTTTTAGGAATACTTCAAGCAGGCTTAGACGGCGTGCTGCAACGTGGTAAAGCGCAACTAGGAGACAAAACAATGGTGGATGTGCTATCTCCGGCTGTAGCCGCTTTTGGGCAAGCTATAGGAGAAAGTAAGAGGACGGTGGAAGCTATGCAACAGACCGTAGCAGCAGCCCAAAAAGGGTTGCAAGAAACTATACCGATGCAGGCGAAAAAGGGACGGGCTAGCTACCTGGGAGAACGGAGTATCGGGCATCAAGATCCAGGAGGGACTTCTGCTTATTTGATGTTGAAGATTTTGTTAGGGGTGTTGGAAAGTTCTAGGTAA
- the dhaK gene encoding dihydroxyacetone kinase subunit DhaK, whose amino-acid sequence MKKLINKPEDFVQESLEGMAAAHSDLIKLNYDPAFVYRANAPILGKVAIISGGGSGHEPMHAGFVGRGMLDAACPGEVFTSPTPDQMLEAAKQVDGGSGILYIVKNYSGDVMNFEMATELARGEGIRSLNILIDDDVAVKDSLYTQGRRGVGTTILAEKICGAAAEAGYDLPQIANLCRRVNLNGRSMGIALTSCTVPANGTPTFELSDREIELGIGIHGEPGTERTTIKSVDEITEILTRSLIEDAAYSRTLREWDEDKEEWVDVELTSLPFAKGDRLLAFVNSMGGTPVSELYIVYRKLAQICEQQELQIVRNLIGSYITSLEMQGCSITLLKLDDEMIRLWDAPVKTPSWRWGIS is encoded by the coding sequence ATGAAAAAGCTGATCAACAAGCCGGAAGACTTTGTGCAAGAAAGTCTAGAAGGTATGGCGGCGGCTCATTCCGATTTAATTAAACTGAACTACGATCCTGCCTTTGTCTATCGAGCCAATGCACCTATTCTGGGTAAAGTAGCAATTATTTCAGGTGGTGGCAGTGGACATGAACCAATGCACGCTGGCTTTGTGGGCAGAGGAATGCTGGATGCAGCTTGTCCTGGTGAGGTTTTCACTTCACCGACTCCTGACCAAATGCTAGAAGCAGCCAAGCAAGTAGATGGAGGCTCAGGTATCCTTTATATCGTCAAAAATTACAGTGGCGATGTGATGAACTTTGAGATGGCAACGGAGTTAGCCCGTGGTGAAGGCATTCGATCGCTAAATATTTTAATTGATGACGATGTAGCAGTAAAAGATAGTCTTTATACCCAAGGACGGCGGGGTGTGGGAACAACAATACTGGCGGAAAAGATTTGTGGCGCGGCGGCTGAGGCAGGGTATGATTTGCCACAAATAGCAAATTTATGTCGCCGAGTAAATCTGAATGGGCGGAGTATGGGAATTGCTCTAACGTCTTGTACAGTACCAGCTAATGGAACGCCGACATTTGAATTAAGCGATCGCGAAATCGAATTAGGTATCGGTATCCACGGGGAACCAGGAACAGAACGTACAACCATAAAATCAGTAGATGAGATTACCGAAATTTTGACGCGATCGCTTATTGAGGATGCAGCATACAGCCGCACACTGCGCGAGTGGGATGAAGACAAAGAAGAATGGGTAGATGTAGAGCTAACAAGTCTACCATTTGCCAAAGGCGATCGCCTGTTAGCTTTTGTCAATAGTATGGGTGGAACTCCGGTTTCGGAACTGTATATTGTTTATCGCAAACTCGCCCAAATCTGCGAACAGCAAGAATTGCAAATTGTGCGAAACTTGATAGGTTCTTACATCACATCTCTAGAAATGCAAGGTTGCTCTATTACCTTGCTGAAATTAGATGATGAGATGATCAGGCTATGGGATGCACCAGTAAAAACGCCAAGTTGGCGTTGGGGAATTTCATAA
- a CDS encoding MBL fold metallo-hydrolase: MAHLNQRRSQNVNGDFYVDTTCIDCDTCRWMTPEVFSRVDEQSVVYHQPTNNTERLAALEALLACPTSSIGTVEKPKDIKVAQEKFPILVAENIYHCGYHSEKSYGAASYLIQLPEGNILVDSPRFTPPLVKRLEELGPIRYMYLTHKDDVADHQKFAEHFQCDRILHIDDITADTRNVEIQLTSFEPLALTPDLLIIPVPGHTKGQTVLLYKNKFLFTGDHLAWSESLHQLAAFRDFCWYSWSEQTKSMRNLANYSFEWVLPGHGRRFHADRETMHQQMHKCIELMESLN; encoded by the coding sequence ATGGCTCATTTAAATCAACGTCGCTCCCAAAATGTCAACGGCGATTTTTATGTAGATACTACCTGTATTGATTGTGATACCTGTCGCTGGATGACTCCTGAAGTATTTTCTCGTGTCGATGAACAGTCGGTGGTTTATCATCAACCTACGAATAATACAGAAAGATTAGCAGCCCTTGAAGCACTTTTAGCTTGTCCTACTAGTTCTATTGGTACAGTTGAGAAACCAAAAGATATCAAAGTTGCTCAAGAAAAGTTTCCAATATTAGTAGCAGAAAATATTTACCATTGCGGCTATCATTCCGAAAAATCTTATGGTGCTGCTAGCTATTTAATTCAACTTCCAGAAGGTAATATTTTAGTGGATTCTCCCCGCTTTACGCCGCCTTTAGTCAAGCGTTTAGAGGAACTGGGACCAATTCGTTATATGTACCTAACTCATAAGGATGATGTCGCAGATCATCAAAAGTTTGCTGAACATTTTCAGTGCGATCGCATCCTTCACATTGATGATATTACTGCGGATACTCGCAACGTAGAAATACAGCTAACTAGTTTTGAACCATTAGCCTTGACTCCAGATTTATTAATTATCCCAGTTCCCGGTCACACCAAAGGACAAACTGTTTTACTCTACAAAAATAAGTTTCTGTTCACTGGCGATCATCTCGCTTGGTCAGAAAGCTTGCACCAACTGGCTGCATTCCGCGATTTCTGCTGGTATTCTTGGTCAGAACAGACTAAATCAATGCGTAACTTGGCTAATTACTCTTTTGAGTGGGTACTACCAGGTCATGGGCGAAGGTTTCATGCTGATAGGGAAACCATGCACCAGCAGATGCACAAGTGTATTGAGCTGATGGAATCTTTGAATTGA
- a CDS encoding PepSY-associated TM helix domain-containing protein, protein MNARTIRNTAFHLHRWLGLIGGTLLCIAGLTGSVLVFWHEIDGIVLAQRFGRIIPAKERVSIHAIADTVKTAYASKGLTIGGVSLPEHIDQPYQVWLNDAADRVWYVFVNPYTGQVMGDRQWETSWIGSIYSLHYKLLAGDIGQWIMGIVALLTLILSITGIILWPGWRKLIAGFKIKWQKAHIKRTNFDIHKVAGIITAVFLGFIGFTGFAWNIPQAKVTDIIYAATLTPKPAEPVSKPISLQQPLAIKDLLQRADTAVPNATTTYVSFANKQEEPFRVGKKQAQETGQYGRTQVYLDQFTGKVIQINDGVKPSRAEAILNQFGSVHFGTFGGRLTQVLYVFVGLAPTVLMVTGVVMWWYRRRVKVGTQREVNVAAEVML, encoded by the coding sequence ATGAATGCAAGAACGATTCGCAATACTGCATTTCACCTGCATCGCTGGCTCGGTTTAATCGGTGGCACTCTACTCTGCATCGCTGGATTGACGGGCAGTGTACTGGTTTTCTGGCACGAAATCGATGGCATTGTTCTAGCACAACGGTTTGGTCGCATCATCCCCGCTAAAGAGCGAGTTTCAATTCACGCGATCGCAGACACTGTGAAAACTGCCTACGCCTCCAAAGGCTTGACTATTGGCGGTGTCAGCTTGCCAGAACACATCGATCAACCTTACCAGGTGTGGTTGAATGATGCAGCCGATCGCGTTTGGTATGTGTTTGTGAACCCATACACAGGGCAAGTAATGGGCGATCGCCAGTGGGAAACCAGTTGGATTGGCAGCATTTATAGCCTGCATTACAAACTCTTAGCAGGCGATATAGGCCAATGGATCATGGGTATTGTTGCCCTTCTAACTCTGATCCTTAGCATCACGGGTATCATCCTCTGGCCCGGTTGGCGCAAATTGATTGCTGGATTCAAAATCAAATGGCAGAAGGCTCATATCAAACGCACGAATTTTGATATTCACAAAGTAGCAGGTATTATCACCGCCGTCTTTCTTGGCTTCATTGGCTTCACCGGTTTTGCCTGGAACATTCCTCAAGCAAAGGTGACTGATATCATTTATGCTGCAACCCTGACACCAAAACCCGCAGAGCCAGTTTCTAAACCGATTTCTCTTCAGCAACCCTTGGCGATCAAAGACCTGCTACAACGAGCCGATACCGCCGTTCCCAATGCTACTACTACCTACGTTTCTTTTGCTAATAAACAGGAAGAACCATTTCGGGTGGGCAAAAAGCAGGCTCAAGAAACAGGTCAATATGGGAGAACGCAAGTCTATCTCGATCAATTCACAGGCAAGGTGATTCAGATTAATGATGGCGTTAAACCCTCGCGTGCCGAAGCCATTTTGAATCAGTTTGGCTCTGTGCATTTTGGCACCTTCGGTGGACGGCTGACGCAGGTTTTGTATGTGTTTGTGGGTCTGGCTCCTACCGTGCTGATGGTGACAGGTGTTGTGATGTGGTGGTATCGCCGTCGGGTGAAAGTGGGCACTCAACGAGAGGTCAACGTGGCAGCTGAGGTGATGCTTTAG
- a CDS encoding 3'-5' exonuclease, with translation MTQNTFVSSNAQFPTPDQVLILDTETTDLDVKTGQVIELGAILYSVKHQTTIKQYSALLPAQNNPAEHINRIKPAPLMEITEEQVAESVWMITEMAKKAQVIVAHNAEFDQKWFGSSNNGKSLLPVLLNSKNEPLRWVCTCTEFEWPRQIRSGQSLIELAAAHDIGIFGNHRALTDCQLIAYLFDRMENLNAMFKMALRPKAWFKALVTYDNRELAKKAGFKWIPELKSWVRKMAVDDTKELPFMVNQIEFYQ, from the coding sequence ATGACGCAAAATACCTTCGTTTCATCCAATGCTCAATTTCCTACACCCGATCAGGTTCTAATCCTTGATACAGAAACCACAGACTTAGACGTTAAGACAGGGCAGGTTATAGAGCTAGGAGCTATTCTGTATTCGGTGAAACATCAAACCACCATTAAACAATATTCAGCTCTTCTCCCAGCACAGAATAATCCGGCAGAGCATATAAACAGGATTAAGCCAGCACCGTTAATGGAAATAACAGAAGAACAAGTAGCTGAAAGTGTGTGGATGATAACTGAGATGGCAAAGAAGGCGCAAGTTATTGTGGCACACAATGCTGAGTTTGATCAGAAGTGGTTTGGTTCTTCAAATAATGGGAAGAGTCTACTACCTGTTTTATTGAACTCTAAAAATGAACCACTTCGTTGGGTTTGTACCTGTACTGAATTTGAATGGCCTCGTCAAATCCGATCTGGTCAATCTCTTATTGAATTAGCAGCAGCACATGATATTGGTATTTTTGGAAATCATAGGGCATTAACAGACTGTCAATTGATCGCATATCTTTTTGATCGGATGGAGAACCTGAATGCCATGTTTAAAATGGCGTTAAGACCCAAAGCTTGGTTTAAAGCTCTTGTAACCTATGACAATAGGGAACTTGCAAAAAAGGCAGGTTTTAAATGGATTCCTGAACTTAAGAGTTGGGTGAGGAAAATGGCTGTGGATGATACCAAAGAACTTCCTTTTATGGTAAACCAAATTGAATTTTATCAGTAA
- a CDS encoding pentapeptide repeat-containing protein — MRKISCKLKDFMEKRHLSQYQLAKNTGISVNAIGRLYKEEFDRIDCNTAEVLCNYFGCDLGDLFIMQAEGMKEDELIKRYDAGKRDFSGVDLGGAILSQVNLTGANLTGANLTGANLCQADLSKTNLDQTDLRRADLEGVNLKKATLREAKLLFAKLVSANLFCAELTEADLSQVYLQNAELGWANLSRAVLKEANLDNAEMVRVNLRGANLTNAKARKANLKFADLRETKLIDTDIADANLETACLVNADLSNANFSKARLGKADLSTSNLRCINLTDADLTGADLTGADLTGADLTGANLTGANLTDANLTGANLTGVSLRIANLTNANLDGASLKGAIMPNGKLYQSLSSEEDRFLENF; from the coding sequence ATGAGAAAGATTAGCTGTAAGTTAAAAGACTTTATGGAAAAACGGCATTTATCCCAGTACCAATTAGCTAAAAACACTGGTATTAGCGTCAATGCTATTGGGAGGCTTTATAAAGAAGAGTTTGATCGAATTGACTGCAACACTGCTGAAGTTTTGTGTAACTACTTTGGCTGTGACTTGGGTGATTTGTTTATTATGCAAGCTGAAGGAATGAAAGAGGATGAGCTTATAAAGCGATATGATGCAGGAAAAAGGGATTTTTCTGGTGTAGACTTAGGCGGGGCTATTTTAAGTCAGGTAAACTTGACAGGAGCAAATCTAACAGGAGCAAATCTAACAGGAGCAAACCTATGTCAGGCAGACTTGAGTAAAACCAACTTAGATCAGACTGACCTAAGAAGAGCTGATCTTGAAGGAGTAAACTTAAAAAAAGCAACACTCAGAGAGGCAAAGCTCCTTTTTGCAAAACTAGTGTCTGCGAATCTGTTTTGTGCGGAACTGACTGAAGCAGACCTCAGCCAAGTTTATCTCCAAAATGCAGAGCTTGGGTGGGCAAACCTAAGTAGGGCTGTTTTAAAAGAAGCAAATTTAGATAATGCAGAAATGGTTAGAGTCAACTTGAGAGGAGCAAACTTGACAAATGCCAAAGCCAGAAAAGCGAATCTCAAGTTTGCAGACCTGCGTGAGACAAAACTGATTGATACCGATATCGCTGACGCCAACTTAGAAACAGCTTGTTTAGTTAACGCTGATCTGAGTAATGCTAACTTCAGTAAAGCCAGACTAGGAAAAGCTGATCTGAGTACTAGCAACCTGAGATGTATCAACTTGACTGATGCTGACTTAACGGGTGCTGACTTAACGGGTGCTGACTTAACGGGTGCTGACTTAACGGGTGCTAACTTGACGGGTGCTAACTTGACGGATGCTAACTTGACGGGTGCTAACTTGACTGGTGTCAGTTTACGGATTGCTAATCTAACCAATGCTAATTTGGACGGTGCTAGCTTGAAGGGAGCAATCATGCCTAATGGCAAATTATATCAATCTTTGAGCAGCGAAGAAGACAGATTCCTTGAAAATTTTTAG
- a CDS encoding type II toxin-antitoxin system HicB family antitoxin, protein MLTNYIRTALHKATYDLLEDGTFYSEIPECQGVWVNAATLEACREDLQDALEEWIILGFRLGHTLPILDGEVT, encoded by the coding sequence ATGTTGACAAATTACATTCGTACAGCATTACACAAAGCAACCTACGATTTGCTTGAGGATGGAACTTTTTATAGCGAAATTCCAGAATGTCAAGGAGTTTGGGTAAACGCTGCAACACTAGAAGCTTGTCGGGAAGATTTGCAAGATGCTCTTGAAGAATGGATTATTTTAGGATTCCGTTTGGGTCATACTCTACCGATACTTGATGGTGAAGTTACCTAA